GAGGGATCTGTTAGCAGAAAAAGTATTTTATTGAGAAAAGGTAAACAAATACATTTGCTTTACAAAACTCTTTTGTTGCTACATTTGTacatttcctgtaattctacacacTTTGGCATGATTTATGCCATATGATATCcaagtgagagtgactaacaaaatcaatgggtggcccctggaggtcagggcccatgggggtcagggcccctgggcatgtGTCCTGCAAGCATATGCCAGGTAGGTAATATGGCCATGATTACTACTGGTTTAGAAAGCTGGCTAAACTAACTAGACTGATTTACCGATTTAAAAATGTTATACTGACATGGGCTGATTGAGTGAcataacaagaggaaaactgctgatgcacaactaAGTTTTGAAATTTCAcctgtattctactattctaactctcaacagtaagttgagaccccaactgagtctgtatgtatattttttttactaaaaAAGACCTCAGTGTCCTCATATGTAACTACAGCCACCCTGCCGCCATGACATCATCACCCAGAGACTAGAAGAGAATATCCAAGGAAATGAAAGAGAGTCTTAGAATTCTTTGAAATCTTAGAAGCCCTGTGTCAAAAAAACTATTCACTGTTCGCTTCATGCATTCCGTCTGCAACTCAATAGGCAGTTCTGTGGATTTGGATTGGAGTCTCAATTCTATTGGTATTGAGTTATATTTGATGGTTACCACTCCTTTACCAATTGTAGTCAAATTGAATATCATACTCATAAACATTGTTTAAAATGTGTACTTGTCTTTCAAGTCTCCATACCTGCGAACTTACTGATAACTTTTCACTCACCAGTTTGGCCATCATGTCTTTATTGTCTTAGGTGTCTCTCAAGGGGAAATCATTTCATTCTCATGCTATGCAGCCTCGCTGCGATTCAATGATATAACAGGTGTTATTGGAGTTGTTTAGAAATGTTAAATGGCTTAGAGGTAGGACTTATTCTCACCTAATACTTTAATGCTCATTAATTCCTGCTTCAGTGACTTACCTCTTCTGATCCTCCCTCCCGCCTCACCCACAGCCATGCCCGTCAGAGGAGAGGTGGTCAGCCAACGGGCCCCACGGGAGGGACAGGTGGACAGAGTGAAGAGTgggggagggatgaagaggatggtGATTTAAGAGTGCTTAAAGGCTCATGCATAACATTTGTTTGTGTGTCATCTAGAGGCACTGATAGGAGAGTATTGCATACACACTGACCTGAGCTCATAATTACTCTAAAGAGCCCCGAAGAGACTTAAGTAATTGATTGATGGATAGATACTCAGAGATACACTTTGAGACACATTGTTAGCATGGTTATTATTAATTCATAACaaatacaaatgttttattttccagcgggtgaatgtgttgttttacagggccATCCCATAGTGGTACAATGTCCCCGGAGCAAAAtagtgttaagtgccttgttcaagggtacagacagatttttcaccttgtcggctcgggtatttgaaccagcgacctttcggttactgacccagcaCTCTATAATTGTCTTTATTCTTGAGTGACGTTTAACAAATGGAAACTATTTCTACTGCTTTTTGTTATGGAAAAACATGTGTACCAGTGTGTACCAGAGAGgtttagccagccagctaatttaCCTAAATAATCTAAGTGTAGCTTTTTCAATGAACCAGAAAATCCTTGTTATTTCTGGTTGTTTATCAAAAGTTAGCTGAATAACTCATTGATCCTGATTTATTGTATCCCCTCTTGGTGCACTCGCCTCCACTTAGTCTTAATGCAATACAACATGTATCATGTCAAATCCTAACTGGGGTCCCAAGCTGAAGGCCCAATGAATGTGCAGCTGGTGTacaaacacagtcaataacaTGTCATCCTTCATCTGTTACTAAATGATTGTGATAGAGGATCTTGCATTAGCGCATCGATCGAGGAGACAGGTTTAATTTAGCACCGTGTGACCAGTGTCAGGTCAGTAGGTTCCTGCACCAACTTGTTGGTtccttgttgtgtgtgtgtctgtatgtacgCAACTGTGTTCGAGCCTCAGTGCACGTGACAGTGTGCAACTGTGTGTCAGAGGGGGACGCCCTGCCCGCCACCGTCCGTCTGTTCGCTCTTGATGAATTCACGCGACAGCGGGGAGGGGAGAACTTGGAGGAGGCTTCTAGGAAGCCGCTGGGCAGCGGGGAAGACAACGTGAAGGCGAAAGAGGCGAGGAGGACTTGGAGGCTAAAAGCAAGGCGCTGGTGAGGCTCGGTGAGAGAGATTACCGTGATCCGTTAGGCCTGATTGTCTTTGCCCCTGGTCAGTGTCACACCCTATAAGAACCGCCCCTACTAGCTGGATACCAGGGGGGCGGAGGGTGGAAGGAAGACGTGTGAGCAGGATACGTTTAAGGTGCTAGTAGCCAGGGTGTCCAAGAACACTCGACTTAACTGGCCAGAGTAATCTGGGTGCGTGCATCGGTGGGAACTTGTTCCATAAGCAGACATAACCTACTCCTGAAGCTGCCATTTGATGACTGATAAGCTCACACTCGTCTAAGTGAGACAGATCACTCCCTCCCGGTGTTCAGTGTTACCAGGTGACAAAAGCTGACCTGTTCCTCTCACCCCTCAGACAGATGTCTCACCTTTTTGGGGAAATGTATACAAAGTCCCGTTGTGTTTGACCGGTTTCTCTCAACCTGAGACACAAGCACTTCTCACATTTTACTGAAGTGTAGTCCTATTTGGTTTATAGTTAGGATATTACTtaagtaattaaaaaaaaaaacatttccatgtAGTCAAAAGCTACTTTtggttaaaaaaagaagaagtcaTAGTTAAGTTTTAACATGTTGTTGATCAGTCATGACCTATCAGCTTGAGAGTGACCTCAGTTGAATTCAGGCAGACCCATCAGACATGGAACACTCAACAACTTCTACTTGGAGAGTGTAGGACAGATTTGATTTCCCTTTTCTAGTTGGTGACATTTTATTTAACTTACGTTAATGTTGTTTCAATGACACACAATGACTCAAAATGCACCTTGAGATAACCAGACAGCATTTATCCTGTACTGCATCATACAGTTATGTTATTCAACTCTGCATACAGAGACTCGTCGTGGTTCAATTCAATTCCCTACAACTTTACTTATCCCCTAAGGGGCAATCAATTGAGAAGggcattgattgattgatttaccAGTCAAGTGCTCTCTAATGGTCAATCAACAGAGGTAGCCTGTCATTAGCAGCACGCAATAAGGTTTTAATGGTGAACCTTTTCAATGACTGACTGTTTAACATGCTGTGTCCATAGACAACAGGTCATTCAGCACTACTTTAatatacgtcccaaatggcaccctattccctttacagtgcactactttcgaccagggcccatagggctgttaaaagtagtgcactataaagggaatagggtgccattttgggacacacCTTGACTCTCCAGTCCTAGTTTTGGGGTCACTGCTTCCTCACTCcacaaagcccccccccccccgtagtaCAGaagctgtccacacacacacactgtgtgaaacacaccgcctctcctcctcctctccttgctaATCCAGTGGTAGGCCTCCTGCTAGCTCCACATAGAGGCCAGCCCTAATTGCTCTTGTCGTAAAGCTCCCTGACCCAAATAAGCTGCAGCTCTCCAAAGCTGTGGAGATAAACCCCACTTTACCTCACCAAACCTGCTTAataccacccccacccccccaaacaCCATGGATGGGACGAGGTGGGGGGTTACTAAGGAGGGGGCTGAGGGTGACACCGAGGAGAAGGGtagggaatcagagagagaggaagagacaataTGCTAATAGTCATTGGTCCGGTGAGATAAAGGAGAGGCACACAAAAAATAAACGACAAAAGAAAAGAATATTGAaggaagatttttttttaaatgatatggTTGTGAAGTGGAGTTgttggggtgagagaggagatgtgtaTCAGTTTAGATAGGAAGACTTCCAAGAAATGTTCAGCTGGTGTTGAGATTATGAGCTGAACGGGTTGGTATGATGAACCAAGTGTCCAGCAGTAGTGATAGCGTGTTATTCTCTTCTTTGTCTCTCCACCTGGTTCGGGAACGCAAGGCGGCTTAGCCACAAAAATGTCACTTTGTCACGAACGTCCTCACGTGGCAACCGtcacaccactagtcagctaacCTCATTAACGTGTGTTGTTGCTATTAAGTTTCTCTATAAAATGGAGATGAGTGTCATATAAATGTATACTCTTTATACCGTAATCACTTGCGACAGACTGTTTCGCAAGTCTTTAGTCCCTACTTGTTATGAAAAAATACAGCATTTCCAGTTTGGTTTTCAGATATGCCTATacggctgtgtttacacaggcagaccaatttAGATTTTTGTTGCCCAGTTATGggcaaaagagctgatctgattggaaAAAAAGACCAATATTAgtggaaaaatatcagaattaggctgcctgtgtaaacgcagcctatgAAGGCCTATGATTCCCCCTAGAAATACATTAggttagaaaaaaaaaaaaacaccactATGAAGTGAAAAACATCACTTGCGGCTCGGCCATTCTAGTGTTGCTCTGTAGTTCCCTCTTATTGGAAGACTTCTAGGCTACGTCCCAATAATATctcctttctcctgaagtgtgcacttgttcacttcacTACATTGATTTGAAAGGACATTACTGGTATAATAAGAAATATGGTGGGAACATCCACTAACCCTGGTCTCCACCTCATCCACCCTCCCAATGCTTTCAGATTTGTGGGAAACTAGTGAATGATCGCACATTTCAAAATAATTCGATATTATTGGGACGCAACCCTACTAGATGTGTGTCTGCCTTACAGATCTAATTCAACATACCCCTATCAGGCGTTAGGCAAATCACAGGGCTCTGTAGAGTTTACTTCAATACAGGTCATGTTGATTAGTAAAAAGGGGCCTTTAATTGGATGTTCGGCCGAATCACCTTTGGCGTCACCTCCCATCGGTTTAGGGATATCTTTTAAACTCACAAGCCATgaacaacaccacactacagataCGGTTTGCTTGGATGGAAAGATACATGTTCACTTGCAAATTCATGAATGGATAACTGTCCATTATTTTATATATGATGACTTTtccacttcctgaattgaaagcGGAATTCATAAAAAAAACGGGAGAGAAATTGAGATATACCCAATGTGTAGTTTTTGCATCCAATCATCTAagtcagtacccccaacagcacaaCATTTTAATTTTagccctggacaagcacacctgactcaacttgtcaactaatcattaATCCCTCAAtgagtagaatcaggtgtgtttgtccagggcttcaacaaaaatgtgtgctgttgggggtactggaggactggagttgaacACTTATCTAAGATGTAAACACCTTCCCAATCATCTAAGAAATATATGGTGAGCATGAAAATCTACTGGATTGACGTACTCAGGAACTTGATTTAGAGTCAACAGAACAAGAACTGTAGTCCTACAAGATATATCCTCTGAACATAGAGAGCCTTCACTCCATTGCCTTCTGCTGGTTTGTGTTGCTACTACACACAAGTGTGTGCCAAAAAAACGTTCTACATAGCAAATTGAAATGGTCAAAAAATATTTTGATCGTTTTAAATAATGTAGTAACATAGTTCAGCCAATTAACTTCCACTCCAAATAGTACATTTAATGAAAAGCAATTTAAGAATGAAGTTAAAGTTTTGTTGTATTTTAATAGGAATCCAAACAAACCATGGACATTTACTTTCGGACAACTTGAACCACTCAAGTCAGGGAGAAAAAATTACATTTGAAAAATATCTCACTAATATGTAAACTTtcaaaatgtaattaaaatggtactcccaaataactaaaaacaacATTTATTAGTGGTTGGAGTACAGAGCTTCTCTGTGCTACAGTAAGTTCTTCACAGGTCTAACGAGTCAGTCCCCATCTATGCAGAAAATAGTAGTACTGTACCATATGTTCACACGCCAAATATCCAGGATGCAGACTATGGGTAGGTCCCGATTGGCACCCTATTGTTCTATTAGTagtctatagagaatagggtgccatttgggatggacgCTAGGGCCTACACACTGTACGTGACCTGAACAGCTGATCACCTTTAAGAAAACAACATCAGTGTTCACAAAACACTTCACACTTCAAATATTCACAAACCATAACAATCTAATCCTTTATAAATAAGTGAGCATTTAAATTAAATAGAGTATCTATGTCAGTAGTAGTGAATAACATGTATATTATCCGTTGCTTTTACAGTCTCTCTAAACATTCATCAGTGTTTGTAAAACCTGCAGGTATTAAATAACTTTTTCCAGTTAACACGCTGGTATGATAACAGTGGTAGATCCAGACCACTCACTCTTTCCTGCTACATAGACTAcatctctctatggtagtgtcccAACTTATATAGAACAAGGTCATATTTACAAAATATTCTGTGTCACAAATGCTCTGTAAGTAAAAAGTTTAAATGTTTTGTTCTCCTTGAGCTGGATGAAGGTCAGAGGGCACTGGAAACCACTGGAAAGTATAAGACCACCCTCACTGTAAATACATAGGTAACGATGATGAAGAAACCCTAGTAGTCAGGTGTCTCTCCAGGGGTTGAATGAAAGAAAAATTTGCAGAAATTGATGGACCAGACTGGCTCATGTTGTAGTGTAGGGAGTCATTTGTTGATTTCTTGCTGGACAGAAGTCTTGTGAACTTCTCCAAATCAACCCTTCGAGCCATACTTAGGGGAGCAGTGATCCAATGCTGAATCAAACTATAGGGCCAGACCGTACTATGTTGGCTTGGATATCAACACTAGCACGATACCAGCAACTACGGTGGCTGCGTAACCAGGCCAACCCATTGATTCACCGTATAGTGTCAATCAGGCACCAGTGTTCTCACCTGGTCTCCTCAGCAGCGTCGAGGGGAGGAGGGGTACTTGGTCTTCAGGCCCTCCTTGAAGCTGCGGAAGAGCAGGCGGTTCCTTCGGTTCTCCTCGTCTTTCCTGCTGTGGAACTCGCCCTGAACTTTGAACCCTTTGTGCACCACGAAGGCAGAGTTCAGCACGGAGAACCTGTAGCCTGCCACATGGAGCTCACAGGcctagggaggggagaggagaagggggagaagaagtAAGGGGAACAACATGAAATGGTGATAACTTTATTCAGCTAAAAgttatctccagagatgttcgatcaggttcacgtccgggctctggctgggtcactcaaggacttgtcccaaagccactcctgtgttgtcttggctgtgtacttatgtaacagtataactttagcaCGTCCCCTCCCCAGGCTCGAACctgggaccctctgcacacaccgACAACAGTCACcaatgaagcatcgttacccatcgcgccacaaaagcagcggcctttgcagagcaaggggaacaactacttcaggtctcagagcgagtgacgtcaccgattgaaactctattagcgcacaccaccgctaactagctagccgtttcacatcagttacactcaccccccttttgacctcctccttttctgcagcaaccagtgatccgagtcaacagcatcaatgtaacagttttTAACTTCAGTCCGTCCCTCGCCCCTACCCGGGCtcgaccctctgcacacatagacaactgacacccacatagcatcgttacccatcgcgccacaaaagcagcggcccttgcagagcaaggggaacaactacttcaggtctcagagagagtgacgtcaccgattgaaacgctattagagcgcaccaccgctaactagctagccatttcacatcggtaacacttcgtcattgtcctgttggaaggtgaaccttcgccatagtctgaggtcctgagtgctttggagcaggatttcattacggatctctgtactttactccattcatctttcactcaatcctgactagtctcacagtccctgccaatgaaaaacatccccacagcttgatgctgctaccagcatgcttcaccgtagggatggtgccaggtttcctccagacgttatgcttggcattcagaccaaagagttcagtcttggttacatcagaccagagaatctagtttctcattgtttgagagtctttaggtgccttttggcaaactcaaagtgggctgtcatgtgtcttttactgaggagtgccttctgtctggccactctaccataaaggcctgattggtggagcgctgcagagatggttgtccttctggaaggttcttccatctccacagagaaactctggagctctgtgtcagagtgaccatcgagttctctgaccaaggcctttcttctatttaagaatggaggccactgtgttttaggggaccttcaatgctgccaaaatgttttggtacccttccccagatttgtgcctcaacacaatccggTCTGAGCTCTAAGGAAAATgtattcgacctcatggcttggattttgttttgacatgcactgtcaactgtgggaccttatatagacaggttgtgtctttccaaatcatgtcaattgaattgaccacaggtggactccaatcaagttgtagaaacatctcaaggatgaccaatggacacaggatgtacctgagctcaatttcgagtctcctaccaaagggtctgaataattatgtaaataaggtattacagtttttattttttataaatttacaaaaatgtctgaaaacctgtttttgcatcatcattatgaggtattgtgtgtagattcctGAGGATTTTacaaatctattttagaataaggctatcaCATAACAAAACgtgaaaaaagtcaagtggtctgaatactttacaaaaACACTATATATTTTACTGCAGTGCAAGTGTTCTGCAGTGTACGGTGTCAGTTGATGTAATGAAGCCCTAACTGTGTGCAACCATACACACACGTGCCGCATCTCCACTGCAATCTAGAGTACCCGGTTACCCGTATCCATACAGCACATACCTGGCTGATGCGGTTGAAGCCGTACTGCCTGAAGTTCTCGTCATACAAGGGCACGGTGCGGTGCCCGATGTAGAAGGGCTCCCAGGGGTCCACCCAGGATAATGTATAGGCCACATCCAGGGGCCCCAAACCCTGACTGTGTCTGTTCACCCACTGAGAGTAGTTTGTGGGGGCCTGGCACCGCGGGCATAGCTCCTCGTAGAAGGGCCTCACCTCGCCCACCTGATACAGCTGCACCAGCTCCGACTTGGTGGCAGGCATCTTGCGTACGTGGCGGATCTCGAAGGCGGGCAGCACGAAGACCTCGTCCGTGGCGGGTTCACGTCTCATGACCAGCGCCAGAAACTGCTGGTGGAGGTCAGCACTGGGCGCCATGTCGATGTCGATGACCAGGATGTAGTTGGCTTCCGTGCCGCCACGGGCAACGTTCCGAAGGAGATTATTCGGGTAGGAGACGTTTCCATTTCCACCAATGGCGTAGTTCTGGTATTTGTCTCGGTGCGTCTCGAGCCTGGCAAACACAGCGGCACAGTCCTCAAGCCCGGTGAAATGCTCCCGGTCCTGCTCTGGGAAACTGGCCATCTGCCCAGAGTGGCACACCAAGTGAAAGTCCACCAAGGCCTGGATCTGAGGGCAGAAGATGGTGAGGGCGTAGACCAGGGCTGTGGCAAACTTGACATCTTGGCCATGAGCGAATATGGCCACAGAGAGAGGGTTTTGCCACCTTTCCACTAAAGAATTCAGGTGGTGCAAGTTGTTGATGGATGTGTGCGTTGCTAAGGCCAAGAAGTGAGAGCTGGCATCCGCTCCTGGTTTCTGATTGGTAGAGAAATCGCTTTTTATCAAGTTCTTGTACACGCGGTATTGTCCGCTGGGATCAAAGATACCCCCTGTGGACAGAGAGTACCTGAGACGCTCTTTCCGTGAGTTTTTCTCCGGGTTGGCATTTTTCTTGCCAGAGCTCCCGAAGAGCTCTGAGTATCGGTAGCGCTGCTGCTTACCGTGCAGTTTCGATAGGAAGGAGAGGTAGATCATTTGTAAGAGTGCCACGAGCACCAGAGCGCCGAGCACCACTTTGAACGCGGAACATTTCTTAGATAAATGCATTCCCGACCATTACATGTACACCACATGCAGCAAGTCAAAAATACTTGAGCAATATGCCCCAGGAAGGTATCAAATCTACCACtgctagttggctagctagctagttagctacacggcgctagctagctaatttggcAATTTGGGTACGTGGGGGAGCTCGAATATCTCGTGTCGTTGACACCACGCAGTGCTGCCACAGGGTTCGATTTTAGATCGTGAAATCATTGTACGTGCCTCCTTCATATCTGATGCTTTGCGGTTCTGTCAATCTCATAGCGTTTCAGGAACATCAACAAGACGTGTTATTCTTCTTCGATGGGGTTTATCAGCGATTGACATCCAACTTTATGGTGCATTACcgacacctactgtactggagtacGGAGAGAAACCAAATCCTACATGCCAGCCCCGTTGCtcttaaaaatataaaatatgtgtgACTATATCTAATGACGTTCTACTCCCTCATACTGAATCTCAGCCTCGCTCCTTCCCACACTGTAGCAATAAATTGTAATTCCCACATTAATGCCCACTGCTCTACCTCCTCACTTGCTTCCTGTAACTTCCTGACTACGTATGGCACATTTCTTCCCCTCTTCCATGAGGCCCCATCATCTGCAAATAACAACCTCCCAATATCTGGCTGTACCTGAGAGTAAACATTATTGATCATGATTGAGAACAGAGGATGAATCACACTCCCCTGTGGTGTACCGTTATCCACCAGGTAGCTGCCTGATAGACTTCCCCACCCTCAAAAGGATAGACCTTCCAAACAGGAAATCCTTTATCCAGTTGTACGTTCTTCCTCCTGCCCCCATAATATCAAGCTTGATTAACCACCCCTCCttccacatcatacaccttctccaaaTAAAAAAAGATAGCTACAACAGTCTCCTTGTACACCTGAGCCTTCCTGACTTCTGCTTCTAagcagagcactgggtccatagttcccctaCCGTTCCTGAACCCCCTGCTCTCCAGGAAGTAAGTTAGCGTCCTTCCTATCCTCCCTCCTATCTAGTGCCCCAGGATgctcctctctcgttctccctctgcCCCGCTGACAAATTTGCTGAGCTATGCACTTGGACAAATGCTTTGGCCATCACCTCTCATCATCTGTTACTGCCACATCCTTCCCACTCATCAACACTGGATAATCCCACTCCCTTCTGACCCCACTCATCCTCTTAATCATCCTCCACACTTCTCTCGCAGATGTCGCCCTTCCAATGGTGTCACAGGACCGACGCCAACATGACCTCTTTGCCTGACGGATAGTTCTCACCAGGGCCTGATAATACTGAATCAGATGTTGGAAGTTATGCATCCTTTTCAGTATTCGAAATGCCCTGTTTCTACTTCTCAGCATTGCCACACTCTTCTGTCCACCACAGGACTgctttcctccttctcctccctgaACTCTTAGGTATAGCCTCAGTAGCTGCCCCCACTAATGCTGTTCTCACCCAGTTATTCATACTATCCACATCCCCTCTCATATCCACCCGAGCCATCACCTGCTCACTCAGCTCCTGAAACTGATCCCACTTTGTCCTTCCAAACACCCACCTGCCTACTCCATCCACTGACACCCCGTCCTCACTCCGGCCTACTGTGTATACTATGGGGTAATGATCACTCCCTACTGTCGACTCCTCCCATACCTCCCACTCACAGATTCCTGCCATCGCACTGAATACCAGAGTGAGGTCCAAGGTAGAGCCTTTCCCTGTGGCTACATCAATCCTGGTCCCCCGGACCTCCCACTCACAGATTCCTGCCATCGCACTAGATACCAGAGTGAGGTCCAAGGTAGAGCCTTTCCCTGTGGCTACATCAATCCTGGTCCCCCGGACCTCCCACTCACAGATTCCTGCCATCGCACTAGATACCAGAGTGAGGTCCAAGGTAGAGCCTTTCCCTGTGGCTACATCAATCCTGGACCCCCGGCCATCATTCAGGCACAACAGATCTTTAATTTCTATTAGATTTTCCATTACTTGGCCATTTCCATCCTTCTGCCCCCCCCCAATAAAATCCCCACACCACATTACTTCTATCCTGGTCCTCCACCCTCTTCAGCACTTCTAGGTCCAATATCTTCCAGGGGTTTTAGTAGTTCACTACCACTAGCACCCGTACTTGCTTTTAAAAGGTAGCacatcacccccctccccctacatCTCTGTCTTTACGAACCacaagtggtgcagtggtctaaggcactgcatcgcagttgctagctgtgccactagagatccggGTTTGAGGCCAGGCGCTGTCTCAGCCGGCCCagggggcggcgcacaattggccctgcgccatccgggttaggggagggtttggctagcagggatgtccttgtcccatcacgctctagtgactcctgtggtgtggcaggctgggcgcatgcacgctgacatggtcgccaggtgtacagtgtttccttggacatgttggtgtggctggcttctgggttaagagggcattgtgtcaagaagcaatgAGGCTTTGTTGGGTTGTGTTTCTGAGGACTCAGGgatctcaaccttcgcctcttcGGAgaccgtacaggagttgcagcgatgagacaagactgtaactaccaattggataccatgaaattgcaGATTTTCTTTACAAAAATATCTATGTATACCATATTGCCGCCCACCAGCCCCGTAATCCCCGGTCTAGATGCTCCTAACCATCTCGCCCTTGAACCTGTATCTCCCTGGATCACCCTCTCTGCCTCTGCATATGACACCCTTCCTTCCACTCTCACTTGTTGCACCTCCACTGCCTGCTTCATTGCCTCACACCCACTATGAGCACCCCCACAGCTGCAGCACTTTGGTTGTACACCATCCCCACACTTCCCATACTCATGCTCCCCTCCACACCTGGCACACCTCTTTTTCTCTTTACAGACTGTTGCCACATGCCCAAACCTCTGGCATTTATAACATCTTAAAGGCTTTGGTACATAAGCCCTCACCTAATAACTCATATATCCTATAGTTACTTTATTTGGCAGTATCCTGTCCTTA
Above is a genomic segment from Oncorhynchus masou masou isolate Uvic2021 chromosome 23, UVic_Omas_1.1, whole genome shotgun sequence containing:
- the b4gat1 gene encoding beta-1,4-glucuronyltransferase 1; its protein translation is MHLSKKCSAFKVVLGALVLVALLQMIYLSFLSKLHGKQQRYRYSELFGSSGKKNANPEKNSRKERLRYSLSTGGIFDPSGQYRVYKNLIKSDFSTNQKPGADASSHFLALATHTSINNLHHLNSLVERWQNPLSVAIFAHGQDVKFATALVYALTIFCPQIQALVDFHLVCHSGQMASFPEQDREHFTGLEDCAAVFARLETHRDKYQNYAIGGNGNVSYPNNLLRNVARGGTEANYILVIDIDMAPSADLHQQFLALVMRREPATDEVFVLPAFEIRHVRKMPATKSELVQLYQVGEVRPFYEELCPRCQAPTNYSQWVNRHSQGLGPLDVAYTLSWVDPWEPFYIGHRTVPLYDENFRQYGFNRISQACELHVAGYRFSVLNSAFVVHKGFKVQGEFHSRKDEENRRNRLLFRSFKEGLKTKYPSSPRRC